One Ananas comosus cultivar F153 linkage group 1, ASM154086v1, whole genome shotgun sequence DNA window includes the following coding sequences:
- the LOC109722679 gene encoding probable calcium-binding protein CML41 yields MATNNAGLSKPHSKWLLNKSFKISLHRLRRSTSSSKPAASGSATASSSPMSSAGRAREYYQVFRRFDADGDGKISSHELRSFLLWAGEKVAADEAERVVADLDSDGDGLMDYGDFVRLMERDNGGNEEGGGDEDEDLRRAFEMFEIEKGSGCITAKGLQQVLGRLGDVRSSEECEAMIRAYDLDGDGVVDYHEFQLMMN; encoded by the exons ATGGCTACCAACAATGCTGGTCTTTCCAAGCCACATTCAAAATGGCTCCTCAACAAGAGCTTCAAGATAagcctccaccgcctccgccgaTCGACATCGTCGTCCAAGCCTGCCGCCAGTGGCTCAGCCACTGCATCGTCCTCCCCGATGTCTTCTGCGGGACGAGCCCGTGAGTATTATCAAGTGTTTCGGCGGTTCGACGCCGATGGAGATGGCAAGATATCGAGCCATGAGCTGAGGTCCTTCCTTCTATGGGCTGGGGAGAAG GTGGCAGCAGACGAGGCGGAGAGGGTAGTGGCGGACCTCGACTCCGACGGGGATGGGCTCATGGACTACGGGGACTTCGTTCGACTAATGGAGAGGGATAACGGTGGAAACGAAGAAGGTGGTGGTGATGAGGATGAGGATCTAAGAAGGGCTTTTGAGATGTTTGAAATAGAGAAGGGGTCAGGGTGCATCACAGCTAAAGGGTTGCAACAAGTGCTTGGGCGTTTAGGAGATGTGAGGTCGAGTGAGGAGTGTGAGGCCATGATAAGAGCCTATGATCTTGATGGTGATGGTGTGGTGGATTATCATGAGTTCCAACTCATGATGAACTAA